The window AATGAGTTTATTACCATCGTAATCATACTTCGCTCGTTTACCATTCATCATCACCTCCGAAAAATTCATGTCACGTGCATCAACTGCTATCAAATCGGTATCCCTTAACACTTTCAGGGTATAGCTTACCGTACCGTCAACTATTGCCTGATAAGGATTTATAACCACTGAAACCTTGCCGGATAATACATCTGTATCTCGACCTTTTGGCGATTGAGACAAAGCAGAATACGTTCCTGTTAAACAAAAAAGAAGCAAGCTACCCAGGGACAATCCCGGAAGGTACGAACCGAAAAGACTCCTAAAATATTTCGACGTAAGTCCCGTGAAATTCCTGGGGAACATTTCACAGGGACTTGTGTCGGAGCTTCCGATAGCTATACGGGATAAATCTCGATTATCGGGTAAAAGTCTGCGCATATTATATTTTTGTATTTAACACCAAAATATATAAAAGATATTGAAATATCGAATACAACCGGAAAAGTAATCATCAGAAAACATCATTTTAAACGATTTTGACTATTACAAACCTTATAATTTATTCATATTTTCGTAATCGTGAACAAAAGCCTCAACATACTACAAACCCCGATAGACTATTTAAAAGGAGTTGGTCCGAACAGGGCCGGTCTTTTACGCAAAGAGTTAGACATTCATACCTATCAGGATCTGATCAATCTTTTCCCGAACCGTTATATCGACAAAACCAGATACTATAAAATAAAGGAATTACAACGCAATGGTGCCGATGTTCAGATTATAGGCAAAATCATTCATTTAAAAACGGTAGAACAAAAAAGAGGAAAAAGGTTGGTTGCCACCTTTGCCGATGATACCGGTACTATGGAACTTGTATGGTTCAGAGGTCATAAATGGATTAAGGAGAGTATTAAAATCAACCAGCCTTATGTGGTTTTCGGCAAAACTAATTGGTATAACGGAGTTTACAATATGCCCCATCCGGAAATGGAATTACTGGAAGCACACAAACAAAGTATTCGTACCGCCATGCAGCCTGTATATCCCTCTACTGAAAAACTTAATAATAAAGGAATTACCAACCGGGTGGTAAACAAGGTAATGCAGCAGCTTTTTATTGAAACCCGGGGCAAATTTCAGGAAACACTCTCCAATCCGCTGCTCACCGAATTGAATCTGATTTCCAAAAGTGAAGCTTTATTTAACATTCATTTCCCTAAAAGTCAGGAGCTACTGACCAAAGCTCAGTTTCGCTTAAAATTTGAAGAGCTGTTTTATATTCAACTACAACTGATTTCGAAGAACCTGGTCCGCAAGCAAAAAATAAAAGGATTGGTATTTGATAAAGTTGGTGAACACTTTTCAGAATTCTTTAATCACCATTTGCCATTCGAGCTGACAAATGCACAAAAAAGAGTTATAAAAGAAATAAGAAACGATTTAGGCAGCGGTGCCCAGATGAACCGTTTGCTCCAGGGAGACGTAGGATCGGGCAAAACAATGGTTGCGCTCATGTCTATGTTGCTGGCCTTAGACAATGGGTGCCAGACCTGTTTAATAGCCCCTACCGAAATTCTTGCACAGCAACATTACAATGGTCTTTTAGAACTTATTAAAGGGCTCGGTATCAACATAAACTTACTCACCGGATCAAGTAAAGCTTCTGAACGGAAGACAATCCATGAAACCCTCGAAAGTGGCGAGCTGGACATCCTTATCGGTACCCATGCTGTTCTGGAAGACAAAGTAAAATTTAAAAATTTAGGATTGGCCATTATCGATGAACAACACCGGTTTGGAGTGGCTCAAAGAGCAAAAATGTGGCATAAAAACAATACCCCTCCTCATGTTCTCGTTATGACTGCAACCCCTATTCCGAGAACTTTGGCTATGAGCTTATACGGCGATCTGGATGTTTCTGTAATCGACGAATTGCCTCCTGGCAGAAAGCCGGTTAAAACTGTTCATCGGTATGACAGCAATCGCTTAAAGGTCTTCAGGTTCTTAAAGGATGAAATCGAAAAAGGAAGACAGGTCTATATTGTCTACCCTCTAATCCAGGAATCTGAAAAACTCGACTATAAAGATCTGATGGACGGTTATGAAAGCATCGCCCGAGAGTTTCCTCAACCTGAATATCAAATCTCCATAGTACACGGGCAAATGAAAGCCGCAGACAAAGATCATGAAATGGAGAGGTTTGTCAGCGGAGAAACCCAGATCATGGTAGCGACAACAGTAATTGAA of the Zhouia spongiae genome contains:
- the recG gene encoding ATP-dependent DNA helicase RecG; this encodes MNKSLNILQTPIDYLKGVGPNRAGLLRKELDIHTYQDLINLFPNRYIDKTRYYKIKELQRNGADVQIIGKIIHLKTVEQKRGKRLVATFADDTGTMELVWFRGHKWIKESIKINQPYVVFGKTNWYNGVYNMPHPEMELLEAHKQSIRTAMQPVYPSTEKLNNKGITNRVVNKVMQQLFIETRGKFQETLSNPLLTELNLISKSEALFNIHFPKSQELLTKAQFRLKFEELFYIQLQLISKNLVRKQKIKGLVFDKVGEHFSEFFNHHLPFELTNAQKRVIKEIRNDLGSGAQMNRLLQGDVGSGKTMVALMSMLLALDNGCQTCLIAPTEILAQQHYNGLLELIKGLGININLLTGSSKASERKTIHETLESGELDILIGTHAVLEDKVKFKNLGLAIIDEQHRFGVAQRAKMWHKNNTPPHVLVMTATPIPRTLAMSLYGDLDVSVIDELPPGRKPVKTVHRYDSNRLKVFRFLKDEIEKGRQVYIVYPLIQESEKLDYKDLMDGYESIAREFPQPEYQISIVHGQMKAADKDHEMERFVSGETQIMVATTVIEVGVNVPNASVMIIESAERFGLSQLHQLRGRVGRGAEQSFCILMTGHKLSNDSKTRLETMVSSNDGFEIAEVDLKLRGPGDIMGTQQSGVLNLKIADIVKDNDILKTARYYAMRILKNDPNLTQEENAILRYTYTQLAKHKNIWNYIS